Below is a window of Electrophorus electricus isolate fEleEle1 chromosome 1, fEleEle1.pri, whole genome shotgun sequence DNA.
ACTCGTGTTCAGTAATGGATCAGAAGCTGACTCGGGCTCAGTAATGGATCAGAAATTGACTAGTGTTCAGTAATGAATCAGAAGTTGACTCGTGTTCAGTAATTGACTTTCCTTGTTCACGGACGCTGCAGGATTGGCACTTTGTTTGCATCCCATTTGAATGTGGCTCGTTTCCCTGTgagtgaggtgaggtgaggcaGGGTGAGGTGAGGCCTGTTCGCTCTGAGTGTCAGAGGTCAACGGCGTGTGCTGTCTGTCCGCAGGGAGTGTGCTGCATTGACGAGTTTGATAAAATGGAGACGAGAGACCAGGTGGCCATCCACGAAGCCATGGAGCAACAAACCATCTCCATCACCAAAGCCGGGGTCAAGgtaaggtcaaaggtcaaagccctGACCCCAGAAAACGTGTGCATTGAATACATATCGAAACATGGTATTTTAATCTTCCAAGTATATGCACAGAACGGTGGGGTGCTGagtgctgattggctgctgggGTTTTTGCagggagtgatgtgtgtgtgtgtgtgtgtgtgtgtgtgtgtgtgtgtgtgtgtgtgtgtgtgtgtgtgtgtgtgtgtgtgtgtgtgtgtgtgtgtgtgtgtgtgtgtgtgtgtgtgtgtgtgtgtgtgtgtgcgcacgcactcCCCCGTAGGCCACACTGAACGCGCGCACCTCCATCCTGGCGGCAGCGAACCCTGTCAGTGGACGTTACGATCGCTCCAAGTCCCTCAAGCAGAACATTAACCTCACGGCTCCCATCATGTCCCGCTTTGACCTCTTCTTCATCCTGGTGGACGAATGCAacgaggtgggtgtgtgtgtactggacaACACACCATTCAGATGTAGAGATGTCATTCTGAAGTCCAGACAGCTCGAAAGTGAGgcctgacgtgtgtgtgtgtgtgtgtgtgtgtgtgtgtgtgtgtgtgtgtgtgtgtgcacgacgTTCCTCTTGGCAGGTGACTGATTATGCCATAGCCAGACGGATAGTGGACCTGCACTCCCGGATCCAGAGCTCCATTGAGCGTGTGTACACGCTGGAGGAGATCCGCAGATACCTGCTGTTTGCCCGCCAGTTCAAACCAAAGGtgacacagccacacacacacgccccacgatcacacacacacccacgatcacacacactccctgatccattagccacacacacacacacacacacacacactcctcctgaTCCATCAGCCCCACACACTCCATGAACCTTCAGCCACACTGCTGAGCGAGGAGAGTCTTGGAAGGAAACTAAAGTTCTTTGTCCTTGTATGCAGTGCATAGATGAGTTTTACAAGAGCCATactaacatttattaaaactaccaaaacaaaaaaaaaggcaaaacaataTGTAGTTGTCATAGAAAAAccatgttaaataaacaaagagaaagtGATGCTCAGTGAATGCTGCAGGTTGCTAGTGTTGCGAGGCCTCACTGAGCGTaaaggtgggtgggtgtggggacAGATCTCCAAGGAGTCGGAGGACTTTATCGTGGAGCAGTACAAGCGCCTGAGACAGAGGGATGGCGTCGGGGTGACCAAGTCTGCCTGGCGCATCACCGTGCGGCAGCTGGAGAGCATGATCCGTCTGTCTGAGAGCATGGCCCGCATGCACTGCTGCGACGAGGTGGGTGTGaggggctgtctgtgtgtgttggggggggtgtttgtctgaactgtgtgtgtggggggggtggcaggtgaactgtgtttttttgtgtgtgtgtgtgtgtgtgtgtgggcaggtgaactgtgttctttgtgtgtgtgtgtgtgtgttctcacactCACTCGATGCTTCCCTCAGGTGCAGCCCAAGCACGTCAAAGAGGCCTTCAGATTACTCAACAAGTCCATCATCCGCGTGGAGACGCCCGATGTCAACCTAGACCAGGAGGAAGACGAGGCcctggaagaggaagaggacaaCCAGACGAATGGTAGAGCCTCCCTGccgctgtgtgcgtgtgtgcgtatgagtatgagtgtgagtgtttgtgtgggtgtgtatgtgtgtgagtgtgtatgtgtgtgagtgtgtgtgtgtgtatgtgtgagtgtgtgtatgtgtgagtgtgtgtatgtgagtgtgtgtgtgtgtgtaagaaagccCTGCTGAGAGATTTTTGAGCAGTGTTGGGTTCGTAATCTCTCCCTCCCGCCTGTGTTTCTCGTGTCGTCTGGGCTGTTTCACCACAGGCCACGACGTGCCCAACGGCCATGAGCATGCTGACGGCGTCAACGGGGTCAACGGGATCAGCAGTGACAGCCGCAGTGCCAAACCCTCACAGCGGCTCTCCTTCGCCGAGTACAAACGCCTCTCCAACCTCATAGTCCTGCACCTGCGCCGTGCTGAAGAAGGTAGAgaccacgcacgcacgcacacacacacacacacacacacacacacagctctacgGGTGTGGGGCTCATGCATTGTTCAGTTCATAACTGCATTTTCGGAAGTATTCCACAAGATGTCAAATGGaaagaccaaacacacacacagcaacacctAGAAAAGAGTGAGCACCATAAACTCACAGCCACTTAACGTTCGCATCTCCAGGCGAGGATGAGGATGCCTTGAAGAAGAGTGCGGTGGTGAACTGGTACCTGAAAGAGATCGAGTCTGAGATCGACTCGGAGATGGAGCTCATCAGTAAGAAGGACATGGTGGAGAAGGTCATCCATAGACTGGTGCACTACGTAAGGCTGCACggcgctcctcttcctctccgcCATCGTGTGGAAGCTGCTGTTTGTGCCAGCGACCCAGTGAATCGACCTTGTTTCTTCATCTTTTCCAGGACTGTGTCCTGATTGAGCTGACCCAGTCTGGCCTGAAGAGCTCCACCGGCACCGATGCACCAGAGGAGGGCGTTACACTGGTGGTCAACCCCAACTACACACTGGAGGACTGAACCTGATGGTTTCCACCGTAGTGTTTGCCTAATGTCAAAAAAACGAAAACAAAGTCACACGGCCGTTTTTTGATTTGGGGGTAAAGGCTACTGGACAGGCATAGTCCAGGACTTTGTGTTCAGATTCTGGTTTCTAATGTAAAATTGTTTCTGCCCGAAGATGGATTTTGCATCTCTGTGTGGACCTGTTTGAAAAGGATTTGtgcaaaacttgtaaatacattGCTctaattttctttgttctttttcttttctttttttttttacaatggtttcatttttaaagatgtttgtAAGTGGTATAATATGAATGaagtttcatgtttttatgttttattgccAGTGCTGACATACTAATGTCTGTATGAAACGTGCTGTTTCTGTGTTGGTCCCAATACAACAAACCAGGAGGAAAACATGACTGAGCTCTTATTTGCGGGGGTTGcacttaaaaattatttttcctaagtaattttgaaattaaatgttacaAAGTTGTTGCCCAAAAGGATGGCTGGGCAGAATATAATTGGGAAAGTGTTTCTTATGGGCTTTCTTTGTTGCTCGTTTGAtcgtttttttttacttccttaCGGGGCGAGTGTGTGCTCTCGCGAACATACCGGACGGCGTCACGTGACCCCGCACGCGGAAGTTTTTCTCCTAAGCGTCGAAGATGGCTGCGCCGTGTAGGACGCTCGCGCGGACAGCTATGGATGGTAAGGGACAGAAAACGTCAAATATTTGCCCTCTTTAAGAAAGTGTTCAGTGATGCGCAGTGCATATGCAAGCGCTCGACTGTCTAGCATGAGACCTCGTAGTAAATGTTAATAAGCCAGCTCGGTTAGCTAAAGTAGCTGAACGTGCAGCACTGACCCCAGGGCAGAGATGAGAAACGTTTGGCAGAGCACGCAGAGGCAATAGAGCAGCTCAGTTATTTATCCGGCTAAAGAAGATAAATAATCTGCTTTTTTCAGGTTtatgaaaagggaaaacaaaaaagctatctaTAGTCTGATCGATTGTATTTACTCAAATAAATGTATAGGGTAAAACTGTAAATGAGATCTGCCTTGCGCATGTGCAGCCTGCCCGTATGTTCAACGTGTTAAGCGTTAAAAACCAAACATTCAGACGTTTGCACTTTACTGTCCGTACTGTGGCATTTGTTTTTACACTTGATTTGTTTAGCGGAATGCAGTGCTCATGCCATTACTTAACGTGTTTGCGAATTGTTTGCCAGGTATGTATCGCCTCTCAGCCAGCCAGCTCCGTTTAAGGGCCCCTCTGGTTCCGAATGTCCGCTGTCTCGGGTCCCAGCAGTGTGCGCTCCGCTGCCGGGCCCTTCACAGTACCCGTTACCCGCTCCACAGCTGCACCGAGGCAGAACCTCAGAAAACTGCAAAGGAGGAGGAGGCTTACAGGCCAGAGTATATTCCCAAGAGGAAGGCAAAAAACCCAATGATGATTATAGGTTATTCATGGTGAGGGCGACAGCGCCGTAGTGCGTCTAATGTTTGAGGTGTAGTTCCAGTGACTTTTCATCCGATCGCTATTTCTGTCGTCCTCTCCAGGATGGTCGGACTTCCCGCTGGCATAATCATGTTCATTCTGGCTAAAAGGCAGGTAGACAAGAATCGGCTGAAACAGCTAAAAATCCGACGGAAGATGAAGAGGGCCAACGAGAGCCAATACGAAAGTCAGCGTTATAATATAACGCCTGGGACCGATTAACTGATTTCTTACTGTATGTAAGAACTTgatacttttttgttgttgcgaTTGTATTTTCTAGCTGTATCGTGTTTAAAAgaacgtgtgtgcgtgccataaatggaaaatggagcatttgttttcattagtaATATTATGTGACTAATTGCACATTACAGAAATGCAGATTTTCCCTGTggacttaaaaaataaaatcagaatgACATGATAACATCATTCTAAGACTGAacaatttttctttatttgcaaATTATATTCAGGAAAGTTGCAGCAGTAGGTGCTGGCCAAATAGTTTTGGCACCTGTTCTACAAGCTTAAGAGACTGTAAACCATtaataaactaaactaaactattGACTAattttttgcatatatataagCTTTAAAAGCCTTTAATTAGAATAAGTTGTGGATTTCTGGCACATAAATGGAAGAAAATCGGATGTACTTCAAACTGAATTTAATTGGCTAATTTCAACATTATAGTACAATAAAATGCAGCATATATCAAAACAAGTATCATATAGTGTGTCTATAAAACCACATTCATTTCATAGGGTGTTAAAATATTCCATTCTAATGGAAACAACTTTACTATAacatggaaaagatgtttaCAGCCTAAATTCAGAACACTCCTTCGTAAAAACTTTGGCAGCGTGGTAACAGGCAGTTGCTGACAGCAGTCGGAACTGCAGAAGGGTAACTTGACCTTCATGTCTCACCACCATCGTTACAAAGATGAGAAGACCAAGGCTTTAAAAGATCACCTCGGTGAAGTTCACAGAAGCCCTCACGAGTGAATACATGGACAAGACAGAAGTGCATAGTACACCAGACCTCAGACAATAAGTGATGCCTGGGCTGGTGGAGCTCAGAAGGCCAGCCTGAGGGAACTATTGTCGAGACGCTCCAATGATTTgtaggaggaagaggaagatctG
It encodes the following:
- the si:ch73-71c20.5 gene encoding DUF4748 domain-containing protein; the encoded protein is MAAPCRTLARTAMDGMYRLSASQLRLRAPLVPNVRCLGSQQCALRCRALHSTRYPLHSCTEAEPQKTAKEEEAYRPEYIPKRKAKNPMMIIGYSWMVGLPAGIIMFILAKRQVDKNRLKQLKIRRKMKRANESQYESQRYNITPGTD